The following proteins are co-located in the Dromaius novaehollandiae isolate bDroNov1 chromosome 10, bDroNov1.hap1, whole genome shotgun sequence genome:
- the DUT gene encoding deoxyuridine 5'-triphosphate nucleotidohydrolase, mitochondrial isoform X1, whose translation MLARRLGQLLFPRGRTMPCSEAAPQASPSKRPRAAAPPEPAVRLRFAKLSENAFTPSRGSTRAAGYDLYSAYDCVIPPMEKAVVKTDIQIALPSGCYGRVAPRSGLAAKHFIDVGAGVIDEDYRGNVGVVLFNFGKETFEVKKGDRIAQLICERIFYPELEEVQALDDTERGAGGFGSTGQN comes from the exons ATGCTGGCCAGGCGCCTCGGGCAGCTGCTCTTCCCCCGCGGACGCA CCATGCCCTGCTCCGAGGCCGCCCCGCAGGCGTCCCCCAGCAAGCggcccagggccgcggcgccccccgagCCCGCCGTGCGGCTCCGCTTCGCGAAGCTCTCCGAGAACGCCTTCACCCCGTCCCGGGGCTCCACGCGCGCCGCGGGCTACGACCTGTACAG TGCCTATGACTGTGTGATACCACCTATGGAGAAGGCTGTAGTGAAAACAGATATTCAAATTGCACTTCCTTCTGGATGCTATGGCCGAGTAG CACCACGTTCTGGTTTAGCTGCAAAGCACTTCATTGATGTTGGTG CTGGCGTTATTGATGAGGATTACAGGGGAAACGTTGGTGTAGTACTCTTCAACTTTGGCAAGGAAACTTTTGAAG ttaaaaaaggGGATAGGATCGCTCAGCTGATCTGTGAACGTATTTTCTATCCTGAGCTAGAAGAAGTTCAA